GTTGGAAAGGGACGGGGGCTGAGTAAAGCCGCTATGATTGCTATAATCGTGGGTGATGTGATTGGAATTTGTGCTATTGGTTTGCTTTTCTCATATTGTTACTCGAGGCTTTGCCCTCGTGGCAAAAGAAACAATAAAAATTCTTATGGTTTTGAGAAGGGACGTAAGGCGAGAAAGGAATGTCTATGCTTCAAGAAAGATGAATCAGAGACTTTATCAGAAAACATAGAGCAGTATGATCTAGTGCCATTAGATGCACAAGTGGCATTTGATCTTGATGAGCTTTTGAAGGCATCTGCTTT
The sequence above is drawn from the Primulina huaijiensis isolate GDHJ02 unplaced genomic scaffold, ASM1229523v2 C13116600, whole genome shotgun sequence genome and encodes:
- the LOC140965410 gene encoding receptor protein kinase-like protein ZAR1 is translated as YNKLSGPIPQNGALINRGPTAFIGNPGLCGPPLKNLCSSDSETGSSSSIPYLPSNYPPQGGENVGKGRGLSKAAMIAIIVGDVIGICAIGLLFSYCYSRLCPRGKRNNKNSYGFEKGRKARKECLCFKKDESETLSENIEQYDLVPLDAQVAFDLDELLKASAFVLGKSGIGIVYKVVLEDGLTLAV